From a single Pseudomonas cremoricolorata genomic region:
- a CDS encoding YkgB family protein, whose amino-acid sequence MHASYLARLLRYPIEVELLRWALIVIFVLFGYAKWFDYEADALIPLVSNSPVLSWLYPTLGIHGASYLLGAVEWTLALLLLAGICAPSLTLLAAAGSSVTFLLTSSLVLTTPGCWDASVGGFPALGSTAGFLIKDIVLLAGSLLLLRHAAGQLRNSECNGRCQRYG is encoded by the coding sequence ATGCATGCGTCTTATCTGGCTCGACTGCTTCGCTATCCCATTGAAGTCGAATTGTTGCGCTGGGCGCTGATCGTGATCTTCGTGCTGTTCGGCTATGCCAAATGGTTCGACTACGAGGCTGATGCGCTGATCCCGCTGGTCAGCAACAGCCCGGTGCTGTCGTGGCTGTACCCGACGCTGGGCATCCACGGCGCCAGCTACCTGCTGGGTGCAGTGGAATGGACCCTGGCGCTGCTGTTGCTGGCGGGCATCTGCGCACCCTCGCTGACCTTGCTGGCAGCGGCGGGCTCGAGCGTGACGTTTCTATTGACCAGCAGCCTGGTATTAACCACCCCAGGCTGCTGGGACGCGTCAGTCGGTGGTTTTCCAGCACTGGGCAGCACCGCCGGGTTTCTGATCAAGGACATCGTATTGCTGGCCGGTTCGCTGCTGCTGCTCAGGCATGCCGCGGGACAACTGCGAAACAGTGAATGCAACGGTCGATGCCAGCGCTACGGGTAG
- a CDS encoding TonB-dependent siderophore receptor, giving the protein MQATSTPFVLRHGHTLTLALALALGTGAVLTPISVLAASAAGTVSLHLAAQPLDRALTQLADAANVRIIFNSGDVSARRSPALNGRYSLAQALNQLLEGSGYSWRKLDEHTLVLEPSNTQAGTLELSTTLVNAAVLGNVTEGTGSYALGSAQVGGKGEQTLREIPQSVSAITRQRMNDQGLTSLNQVLEQTTGISTTGGNDVNTSILARGFALTNIQTDGGAAALRQQSYDTLPDMTPYDHVEVLRGSDGLYGGTGEPAGTINLVRKRALDHNQVIVQSSAGSWNNYRQEVDVTGPLGFDGKLRGRAAVTYEDKNYFYDRADSEKHVVFGTLEADLSPDTLVTVGGTYEWRDMDGYWDEGFPRYTTGDPLKLSRSTSLAADWSTNNYTRKEGFLKLRQQLNDAWEFNTSYTKSKYQTTQNQGQIEGPIDPTLAAGGTYQRFIRDYSNDQDLLDGNLIGRIDALGRSHELLLGVDYTESHRTYADHSDFGSAVPIDPFDGSIGSMPEPAKPPLYYETPTWITRKSGAYATLKAQLSDPLKLIAGARYTDFNGFNRVLVPSFNADTVRGGKESGIVTPYGGLVYELDDAWSVYTSYAQIYKPQTEYVDRSFAPLKAITGDTYELGGKGELLGGRLNVSSALYYVKRQNEAIRVFSATAPNSQNNCCYVADGEIVSKGIDAEVSGELMPGWQLFAGYTFNINEQTKAADGASNGKPLSTQTPKHLFKFFTTYQLPAGLERWKVGLGATVQSSNYVSGSVQRRLGDGTLSPAKDEYNFTQAGYAVWNSLLEYRIDEHWTAAGNLNNLFDKTYYQTVESSSYGNWYGAPRNFMLTLRGTF; this is encoded by the coding sequence ATGCAGGCTACCTCCACCCCCTTCGTGCTGCGGCACGGTCATACCCTGACACTGGCCCTGGCCTTGGCACTCGGAACCGGCGCAGTGCTGACGCCGATCTCGGTTCTGGCCGCCTCCGCTGCCGGTACGGTCAGCCTGCACCTGGCGGCGCAGCCGCTCGATCGCGCCCTGACGCAACTGGCCGACGCCGCCAACGTGCGCATCATCTTCAATTCGGGCGACGTCTCGGCACGCCGCAGCCCGGCGCTCAATGGCCGCTATTCGCTGGCTCAGGCGCTCAACCAGTTGCTCGAAGGCAGTGGCTACAGCTGGCGCAAGCTCGATGAACACACCCTGGTGCTCGAACCCAGCAACACCCAGGCCGGCACTCTGGAGCTGAGCACCACCCTGGTCAATGCCGCAGTGCTGGGCAACGTCACCGAGGGCACTGGCAGTTATGCGCTGGGCAGTGCACAGGTTGGCGGCAAGGGTGAGCAGACGCTGCGCGAGATTCCCCAGTCGGTGTCGGCCATCACCCGCCAACGGATGAACGATCAAGGCCTGACCAGCCTGAACCAGGTGCTCGAGCAGACCACCGGCATCAGCACCACCGGCGGCAACGACGTCAACACCAGCATCCTGGCGCGCGGCTTCGCGCTGACCAATATCCAGACCGATGGCGGCGCCGCGGCTCTGCGCCAGCAGAGCTACGACACCCTGCCGGACATGACCCCGTACGATCACGTCGAGGTGCTGCGTGGCTCGGACGGCCTCTATGGCGGCACCGGCGAGCCGGCCGGCACCATCAACCTGGTGCGCAAGCGCGCCCTGGACCACAACCAGGTCATCGTGCAGAGCTCGGCGGGGAGCTGGAACAACTACCGCCAGGAAGTGGATGTCACAGGCCCGTTGGGCTTCGACGGCAAGCTGCGTGGCCGAGCGGCCGTCACCTATGAAGACAAAAACTACTTCTACGACCGCGCCGACAGTGAAAAGCACGTGGTATTCGGCACTCTGGAAGCCGACCTGAGCCCGGATACTCTGGTCACCGTGGGCGGCACCTACGAATGGCGTGACATGGACGGCTACTGGGATGAAGGCTTCCCACGCTACACCACCGGCGATCCACTGAAGCTGTCACGCAGCACATCGCTGGCGGCCGACTGGTCGACCAACAACTACACGCGCAAGGAAGGCTTCCTCAAGCTGCGCCAGCAATTGAACGACGCCTGGGAATTCAACACCAGCTACACCAAGAGCAAGTACCAGACCACGCAGAACCAAGGGCAGATCGAAGGCCCCATCGACCCCACCTTGGCTGCGGGCGGCACCTATCAGCGCTTCATTCGTGACTACAGCAACGACCAGGATCTGCTCGACGGCAACCTGATCGGCCGCATCGACGCCCTTGGCCGCAGCCACGAGCTGCTGCTGGGTGTCGACTACACGGAAAGTCACCGCACCTACGCCGACCACAGTGACTTCGGCTCAGCCGTCCCCATCGACCCCTTCGATGGCAGCATCGGCTCGATGCCCGAGCCGGCCAAACCGCCCCTGTACTACGAGACACCGACCTGGATCACCCGCAAGAGCGGCGCCTACGCCACGCTCAAGGCGCAGTTGAGCGATCCGCTGAAGCTGATCGCAGGGGCCCGCTACACCGACTTCAACGGCTTCAACCGGGTATTAGTTCCCTCGTTCAACGCCGACACCGTGCGGGGCGGCAAGGAAAGCGGTATCGTCACCCCCTACGGCGGGTTGGTGTACGAGCTCGACGATGCGTGGTCGGTCTATACCAGCTATGCGCAGATCTACAAACCGCAGACCGAATATGTCGATCGCTCGTTCGCACCGCTCAAGGCCATCACCGGCGATACCTACGAGCTCGGCGGCAAGGGTGAGCTGCTCGGCGGACGGCTGAACGTGTCGTCGGCGTTGTACTACGTCAAGCGTCAGAACGAGGCGATCAGGGTGTTCAGCGCAACCGCCCCGAACAGCCAGAACAACTGCTGCTACGTGGCCGATGGCGAGATCGTCAGCAAAGGCATCGATGCCGAAGTATCCGGTGAGCTGATGCCCGGTTGGCAGCTGTTCGCAGGCTACACCTTCAACATCAACGAACAGACCAAGGCGGCCGATGGTGCCAGCAACGGCAAGCCGCTGAGCACGCAAACGCCCAAGCACCTGTTCAAGTTCTTCACCACCTACCAGTTACCGGCGGGGCTTGAGCGCTGGAAGGTCGGGCTGGGCGCCACGGTGCAGAGTTCCAACTACGTCTCAGGCTCGGTGCAGCGCCGCCTGGGTGACGGCACCCTGAGCCCGGCGAAGGACGAATACAACTTCACCCAGGCCGGTTATGCGGTGTGGAACTCGTTGCTCGAATACCGTATCGACGAGCACTGGACTGCCGCGGGCAACCTCAACAACCTGTTCGACAAAACCTATTACCAGACGGTCGAGTCCAGCAGTTACGGCAACTGGTATGGCGCGCCGCGCAACTTCATGTTGACCCTGCGCGGTACGTTCTGA
- a CDS encoding FecR family protein, with protein MPDPMNPQPTRTELDEQALERWVQLNSGNASQADWQAFQQWRQRSAAHAAAADEVEQLWHTLGHTQPPNLSAQVAPAPGRTRRVRRWAALAACVAALAVVGLHGPARVLTADQATATGERRTLTLDDGSQVWLNSASAVNIDYSAQRREITLLKGEALFQVSKDAARPFVVVAGDGEVRAVGTRFDVDLHRDRVQVGVAEGVVQVSSGGSRVRLEQSQQVSYQQGRAPSSVDLYDPSSGAAWQRGKLIFNRTTLAEVFEVTERYLPGALVVSGRLPNNPVSGVFDLDDLPAMLDVLSRTQPVKIVRLPWLTVVLFDEKNKSES; from the coding sequence ATGCCTGACCCGATGAACCCACAGCCCACCCGCACCGAGCTCGACGAGCAGGCCCTGGAACGCTGGGTGCAGCTCAATTCCGGCAACGCCAGCCAGGCCGACTGGCAGGCTTTCCAGCAATGGCGCCAGCGCAGCGCGGCGCACGCAGCAGCTGCTGATGAAGTCGAACAGCTATGGCACACCCTGGGCCATACCCAGCCGCCGAACCTGTCCGCGCAAGTGGCGCCGGCACCTGGCCGAACCCGGCGCGTGCGCCGCTGGGCGGCACTGGCGGCCTGTGTTGCTGCCCTGGCCGTGGTTGGCCTGCACGGGCCAGCCAGGGTGCTGACCGCCGATCAGGCAACGGCCACCGGTGAGCGCCGCACGCTGACCCTCGACGATGGCAGCCAGGTCTGGCTGAACAGCGCCAGCGCGGTGAACATCGACTATTCGGCGCAGCGCCGGGAGATCACCTTGCTCAAGGGTGAAGCGCTGTTCCAGGTCAGCAAGGATGCGGCGCGACCGTTCGTGGTGGTGGCCGGAGACGGTGAGGTACGTGCAGTGGGCACGCGGTTCGACGTCGACCTGCACCGCGACCGGGTGCAGGTCGGCGTGGCCGAGGGCGTGGTGCAAGTCAGCTCCGGTGGCAGCCGCGTTCGTCTCGAACAGTCGCAGCAGGTGTCGTATCAGCAGGGCCGCGCGCCTTCGTCGGTCGACCTGTACGACCCCAGCAGCGGCGCGGCCTGGCAACGCGGCAAGTTGATCTTCAACCGCACGACCCTGGCCGAGGTGTTCGAGGTGACCGAACGCTACCTGCCCGGCGCGCTGGTGGTCAGCGGGCGACTGCCGAACAACCCGGTCAGTGGCGTCTTCGACCTCGACGACCTGCCCGCCATGCTCGATGTGCTGAGCCGCACGCAGCCGGTAAAAATCGTCAGGCTGCCGTGGCTGACCGTGGTCTTGTTCGATGAGAAAAATAAATCCGAGAGCTGA
- a CDS encoding sigma-70 family RNA polymerase sigma factor yields MTSSTADHLLISFQEHYADLLAFLARRLGNVENAADVAQETFLRLSRLADTSHILEPRAFIFRVAGNLALDRLRQERLRSGLHSPDTAPDELCDHLASPEKRFLDREAVQQLEQSLAVLPSNARLALLLNRLEGLTHGQIAERLGVSESMVGKYIMQAMRHCRDWLRQSEGL; encoded by the coding sequence ATGACATCCTCCACTGCCGATCATCTGCTGATTTCCTTCCAGGAGCATTACGCTGATCTGCTGGCCTTCCTCGCCCGGCGTCTGGGCAATGTGGAAAACGCTGCTGACGTGGCGCAGGAAACCTTCCTGCGCCTGTCCAGGCTCGCCGACACCTCGCACATCCTCGAACCGCGCGCCTTCATCTTCAGGGTCGCTGGCAACCTGGCCCTCGATCGCCTGCGCCAGGAGCGCCTTCGCTCAGGCCTGCACAGCCCGGATACCGCACCGGACGAGCTGTGTGACCACCTGGCCTCTCCGGAAAAGCGCTTTCTCGACCGTGAAGCGGTGCAGCAGCTGGAACAATCCCTGGCGGTGCTGCCGAGCAATGCCCGGCTGGCGCTGTTGCTCAATCGCCTGGAAGGCCTGACCCACGGCCAGATCGCCGAACGCCTGGGCGTCTCGGAAAGCATGGTGGGCAAATACATCATGCAAGCCATGCGTCATTGCCGCGATTGGCTGCGTCAGTCCGAGGGGCTTTAG
- a CDS encoding 4-hydroxyphenylacetate 3-hydroxylase family protein encodes MSTSPRSGAAQARTGQQYLSAIDDGRQVFINGQCLTRHSQHPAFSGAVASVAGLYDYQASHLEDMTFDLDGQRRVSKAWELPQRHEQLLGRAHASLAWARQSLGWLGRSPDHVSAALSGMLTHIEVFEAHCPDRAAALKSYFAYARERDLYLTYTIVNPQGDRSRSPGEHAQNLYHTLGVVKETDAGVIVTGAKMLGTAAVLADEVLVGVQNPLKPGVDERYALSFALPLNTPGIKILSRVSYAEGSNRFDHPLSSRFDENDALIYFDNVLVPWERLFVYGDTGMCRRQFHSTAAEVLMDTQSLARLTTKLHFLTGLAQRMTEITGVSDFPAVRELLGEMACNTLMIEGLFKSLIHCPVTQGKYVVPDKKHLYMCQAVAQSVYPKFIETLRKLAGGGVIMLPSSVDDLANPQARALMEQTQYSSVASPLERVQVMKLAWDAMGSEFGSRHLQYEMFYSGPHFVALSRVHSEYDWEGAKALACSALAETAEFR; translated from the coding sequence ATGAGCACATCCCCTCGTTCAGGCGCAGCGCAGGCGCGAACCGGCCAGCAGTACCTCAGCGCCATCGACGATGGCCGCCAGGTATTCATCAACGGCCAGTGCCTGACCCGGCACAGCCAGCATCCGGCCTTTTCCGGCGCGGTCGCCTCGGTGGCCGGGCTGTACGACTACCAGGCCAGCCACCTGGAGGACATGACCTTCGACCTCGATGGGCAGCGCCGGGTCAGCAAGGCCTGGGAACTGCCGCAGCGCCACGAGCAACTGCTCGGGCGCGCGCACGCGTCCCTGGCCTGGGCGCGACAGAGCCTGGGGTGGCTGGGGCGCAGCCCGGATCATGTCTCGGCGGCGCTGAGCGGCATGCTCACCCACATCGAGGTGTTCGAAGCGCACTGCCCTGATCGCGCTGCCGCGCTGAAAAGCTACTTTGCCTACGCCCGCGAACGCGACCTGTACCTCACCTACACCATCGTCAATCCCCAGGGCGACCGCTCGCGCAGCCCCGGCGAGCATGCGCAGAACCTCTATCACACCCTAGGTGTGGTGAAAGAAACCGATGCGGGGGTGATCGTCACAGGCGCGAAGATGCTCGGCACCGCCGCGGTGCTGGCCGATGAAGTGCTGGTGGGTGTGCAAAACCCGCTCAAGCCGGGGGTCGATGAGCGTTACGCGCTGTCCTTCGCGCTGCCGCTGAACACCCCCGGCATCAAGATTCTTTCCCGGGTGTCGTACGCCGAGGGCAGCAACCGCTTCGACCATCCGCTGAGCAGCCGCTTCGATGAGAACGACGCGCTGATCTACTTCGACAACGTGCTGGTGCCCTGGGAGCGGCTGTTCGTCTACGGCGACACCGGCATGTGCCGGCGCCAGTTCCACAGCACTGCCGCCGAGGTGCTGATGGACACGCAAAGCCTTGCGCGCCTGACCACCAAGCTGCATTTCCTGACAGGGCTTGCCCAGCGCATGACGGAAATTACCGGGGTCAGCGATTTCCCGGCGGTGCGCGAGCTGCTTGGCGAAATGGCCTGCAACACGCTGATGATCGAAGGGCTGTTCAAGAGCCTGATCCACTGCCCGGTGACACAAGGCAAGTACGTGGTGCCCGACAAGAAGCACCTGTACATGTGCCAGGCGGTGGCGCAGTCGGTGTATCCGAAATTCATCGAAACCCTGCGCAAACTGGCTGGCGGCGGGGTGATCATGCTGCCTTCCAGCGTCGACGACCTGGCCAACCCGCAAGCCCGCGCGCTGATGGAACAGACCCAGTACTCGAGCGTCGCTTCGCCCCTGGAACGGGTGCAGGTGATGAAGCTGGCCTGGGATGCGATGGGTTCGGAGTTCGGCTCGCGTCATCTGCAGTACGAGATGTTCTACTCCGGCCCGCACTTCGTCGCGCTGTCGCGGGTGCACAGTGAATACGACTGGGAAGGCGCCAAGGCCCTGGCCTGTTCGGCCCTGGCCGAGACGGCCGAGTTTCGCTAA